The sequence below is a genomic window from Microbacterium sp. cx-55.
CCGCGCTGAAGATCGCCGCGGGCGTGGATGCGGCTCTGATGCGCGAGACGGGTTCGCTCCTGTTCGAACGAGCCCTCGCCGAGAAGGACCGTCCGGTCGCCGAGCGGCGCGTCCTGCGCGAGCGCGCTCGCGAGCTCCGCGACCCCGCGCTCGACGACCTCGCCGCGCTCGCGATCGTCAGCGACGACGTCATCGCCGGGTTCTTCCGCGACCGTCCGCTGTTTTCGCTGTTCTCGATCGGGGACCGTCGCGAGCTGCTCGTCGAGCGCGAACGCGCCGGCGTGGGGGCCTGGTACGAGTTCTTCCCCCGTTCGGAAGGCGCCGTGCGCGCCGACGACGGAACCATCACGAGCGGCACGTTCCAGACCGCGCGCCTTCGTCTGCCCGAGGTCGCAGCCATGGGCTTCGACGTGCTGTACCTCCCCCCGATCCACCCGATCGGTCGCACGAACCGGAAGGGTCCGAACAACACCCTCACGGCCGGGCCGAACGACCCCGGGTCGCCCTGGGCGATCGGCGCCGCCGAGGGTGGCCACGACACCGTCCACCCCGACCTCGGCACACTCGACGATTTCCGTGCCTTCGTCGCCGACGCCCGGTCCGAGGGTCTCGAAGTCGCGCTCGATCTCGCCCTGCAGGCCTCCCCGGACCATCCGTGGGTGACGTCGCACCCGGAGTGGTTCACCACGCTTCCGGACGGCTCCATCGCGTTCGCCGAGAACCCCCCGAAGAAGTACCAGGACATCTACCCGGTGAACTTCGACAACGATCCCGAGGGGATCCGCGCCGAGGTTCTGCGGGTCGTGCGTCACTGGATCGCCCAGGGCGTGCGGATCTTCCGCGTCGACAACCCGCACACCAAGCCGCTGCAGTTCTGGGAGTGGCTCATCCGGACGGTCACAGCAGAGACTCCGGATGCGGTGTTCCTCGCCGAGGCGTTCACCCGCCCCGCGCCCATGCAGGCACTCGCGCGCGTCGGGTTCCAGCAGAGCTACAGCTACTTCACATGGCGCAACACCAAGGCCGAACTCGAGGAGTTCTTCACGGAGATCGCGTTCGGCACGTCGGACTTCCTGCGGCCGAATCTCTTCGTGAACACCCCCGACATCCTCACCGAGTACCTGCAGTACGGCGGGCGCCCGGCCTACAAGATCCGCGCCGCGCTCGCTGCCACGGCCGCACCGACGTACGGCGTGTACGCCGGGTACGAGCTCTTCGAGAACGTTGCGCGCCCGGGCAGCGAAGAGAACATCGACAACGAGAAGTACGAGTACAAGATCCGGGACTGGGCGGGCGCCGAGGCGAACGGCGACTCGCTCGCTCCGTACCTCCGTCGCCTGAACGAGATCCGTCGCACCCACCCCGCGCTCCGCCAGCTGCGGAATCTGTCTGTGCACTGGAGCGACGACGACGCGGTGCTGGTGTTCTCGAAGCACCTCGACGCGGCGCTCTCCGCCGACGGCGTCGCCGACACCATCCTGGTCGTCGTGAACGTGGATCCGCACTCTACCCGCGAGACGACCGTGCACCTCGACACCACCGTGTGGGGCGTTGCGCCCGGCGCACCGTTCGTCGTCGAGGACCTCATCACCGGTGCGACCTGGACCTGGACCGAC
It includes:
- a CDS encoding alpha-1,4-glucan--maltose-1-phosphate maltosyltransferase; amino-acid sequence: MPRIPLSDPRPSALDPSFRPSAFAGEVVPFRVTAFREGHDRIGVQVRLTSPDGTESLHRLTSLENGLDHWATEVALLEQGTWSFRFESFADDYGTWRHAAALKIAAGVDAALMRETGSLLFERALAEKDRPVAERRVLRERARELRDPALDDLAALAIVSDDVIAGFFRDRPLFSLFSIGDRRELLVERERAGVGAWYEFFPRSEGAVRADDGTITSGTFQTARLRLPEVAAMGFDVLYLPPIHPIGRTNRKGPNNTLTAGPNDPGSPWAIGAAEGGHDTVHPDLGTLDDFRAFVADARSEGLEVALDLALQASPDHPWVTSHPEWFTTLPDGSIAFAENPPKKYQDIYPVNFDNDPEGIRAEVLRVVRHWIAQGVRIFRVDNPHTKPLQFWEWLIRTVTAETPDAVFLAEAFTRPAPMQALARVGFQQSYSYFTWRNTKAELEEFFTEIAFGTSDFLRPNLFVNTPDILTEYLQYGGRPAYKIRAALAATAAPTYGVYAGYELFENVARPGSEENIDNEKYEYKIRDWAGAEANGDSLAPYLRRLNEIRRTHPALRQLRNLSVHWSDDDAVLVFSKHLDAALSADGVADTILVVVNVDPHSTRETTVHLDTTVWGVAPGAPFVVEDLITGATWTWTDHDFVRLDAFSEPVHILHVKGLA